From a single Alloactinosynnema sp. L-07 genomic region:
- a CDS encoding Trp biosynthesis-associated membrane protein, with protein MALWSASRVGWGDIAGERALVPLALFDLAAVAAVLALGPVPRRIVGLLVAGLGVIAVVLSVGTPFLWGRALAVTGGVLMVAAGILLLLRGHRMPRLGAKYAAPGAAADAEPDLWRSLSEGDDPTAR; from the coding sequence TTGGCTTTGTGGTCCGCGTCGAGGGTCGGCTGGGGTGACATCGCAGGCGAGCGGGCGCTCGTGCCGCTGGCGTTGTTCGACCTCGCCGCCGTGGCCGCCGTACTCGCGCTGGGCCCGGTGCCGCGTCGGATCGTCGGGCTGCTCGTCGCCGGGCTCGGCGTCATCGCCGTCGTCCTGTCAGTGGGCACGCCGTTCCTCTGGGGACGGGCACTCGCGGTGACCGGTGGTGTGCTCATGGTGGCCGCCGGGATTCTGTTGCTGCTGCGCGGACACCGCATGCCCCGGCTCGGCGCGAAATACGCCGCGCCCGGTGCCGCCGCCGACGCCGAGCCCGATCTCTGGCGGTCGCTGTCTGAAGGTGACGATCCCACCGCTCGCTAG
- a CDS encoding anthranilate synthase component I has protein sequence MVSAIGIPARVPTTSGMGAVSPTREEFHALAADRRVIPVVRRVLADAETPVGVYRKLAGDRPGTFLFESAENGRSWSRWSFVGVHSPAALTANGGEAHWLGTPPVGLPTGGDPLDALRETVKALHTDPLPGLPPLTGGMVGYVGYDAVRRLERLPELAEDDLKLPELVMLLATDLAALDHHEGTITLIANAVNWDNSPERVDAAYDDAVARLDAMVHGLQTPAEPTVAVFDRPKPDYRRRREPAEYQQAVLTAKEAIRAGEAFQVVVSQRFEMRTQADPLDVYRVLRTTNPSPYMYLLRLDGFSIVGSSPEALVTVRDGRATTHPIAGTRWRGIDADEDQILEKDLLADEKERAEHVMLVDLGRNDLGRVCKPGTVHVVDFFRVERYSHVMHIVSTVTGELADGKTAFDAVAACFPAGTLSGAPKPRAMELIEELEPTRRGLYGGVVGYLDFAGDCDTAIAIRTALIRDGVAYVQAGAGIVADSNPVAEDTECVNKAGAVLAAIATAETMRQASSG, from the coding sequence ATGGTCAGCGCCATCGGCATTCCGGCACGCGTACCGACGACCTCCGGGATGGGCGCGGTCAGTCCCACCCGCGAGGAGTTCCACGCGCTCGCCGCGGACCGCCGGGTCATCCCCGTCGTGCGGCGGGTCCTCGCCGACGCCGAGACCCCGGTCGGGGTCTACCGCAAGCTCGCGGGCGACCGTCCCGGCACCTTCCTGTTCGAGTCGGCGGAGAACGGCCGCTCGTGGTCGCGCTGGTCGTTCGTCGGCGTCCACAGCCCCGCCGCGCTCACCGCGAACGGCGGCGAGGCGCACTGGCTGGGCACCCCGCCGGTCGGCCTGCCCACCGGCGGCGACCCGCTCGACGCGCTCCGCGAGACCGTCAAGGCCCTGCACACCGACCCGCTGCCCGGCCTGCCCCCGCTGACCGGCGGCATGGTCGGCTACGTCGGCTACGACGCCGTCCGCAGGCTCGAACGCCTCCCGGAACTGGCCGAGGACGACCTCAAGCTGCCCGAGTTGGTCATGCTGCTGGCCACCGACCTGGCCGCGCTCGACCACCACGAGGGCACCATCACCCTCATCGCCAACGCGGTGAACTGGGACAACTCGCCGGAACGTGTTGACGCGGCCTACGACGACGCCGTGGCCCGCCTCGACGCGATGGTCCACGGCCTGCAGACGCCTGCAGAGCCGACGGTCGCGGTGTTCGACCGGCCCAAGCCCGACTACCGGCGCAGGCGCGAACCCGCCGAGTACCAGCAGGCCGTGCTCACCGCGAAGGAAGCGATCCGGGCGGGCGAGGCCTTCCAGGTCGTGGTGTCGCAGCGCTTCGAGATGCGCACCCAGGCCGACCCGCTCGACGTCTACCGCGTCCTGCGCACCACCAACCCGAGCCCGTACATGTACCTGCTGCGGCTCGACGGGTTCAGCATCGTCGGCTCCAGCCCCGAGGCGCTGGTGACCGTCCGCGACGGTCGCGCGACCACCCACCCGATCGCGGGCACCCGCTGGCGTGGCATCGACGCCGACGAGGACCAGATCCTGGAGAAGGACCTCCTCGCCGACGAGAAGGAGCGCGCCGAGCACGTCATGCTCGTCGACCTGGGCCGCAACGACCTCGGCCGGGTCTGCAAGCCGGGAACGGTGCACGTCGTCGACTTCTTCCGGGTCGAGCGCTACAGCCACGTCATGCACATCGTCTCGACCGTGACCGGCGAACTGGCCGATGGCAAGACCGCCTTCGACGCCGTCGCGGCCTGCTTCCCGGCCGGGACCCTGTCCGGCGCCCCGAAGCCCCGGGCGATGGAGTTGATCGAGGAACTTGAGCCGACCCGCCGCGGCCTCTACGGCGGCGTCGTCGGCTACCTGGACTTCGCTGGCGACTGCGACACCGCCATCGCGATCCGCACCGCCCTGATCCGCGACGGCGTGGCGTACGTGCAGGCGGGCGCGGGCATCGTCGCCGACTCGAACCCGGTCGCCGAGGACACCGAGTGCGTCAACAAGGCGGGCGCGGTGCTGGCCGCCATCGCCACGGCCGAGACCATGCGGCAGGCGTCGAGTGGCTGA
- a CDS encoding TetR family transcriptional regulator, with product MSESVQQEPTRRGRRPRGADTRAALLAAAREVFTEQGYDGATVRAIAGRAGVDAAMVNHWFGGKDKLFSEAVLQVPFNPNEIIAELMKGDIHDLGERIIRRFLTSWDEQGGGVFAALIRSVAAHEQVAHALRDFFTKHVFGQLAGTVAQDQPALRANLVASQLIGLGVTRYVAEFDPLATADVETLVAAIGPNVQRYLTGSLSS from the coding sequence GTGTCCGAATCAGTTCAGCAAGAGCCGACCCGCCGCGGCAGGCGCCCGCGCGGCGCCGACACCCGCGCCGCGCTGCTGGCCGCCGCCCGCGAGGTGTTCACCGAACAGGGCTACGACGGGGCGACGGTCCGGGCCATCGCGGGCCGCGCCGGGGTCGACGCGGCCATGGTCAACCACTGGTTCGGCGGCAAGGACAAGCTGTTCAGCGAGGCCGTCCTGCAGGTGCCGTTCAACCCGAACGAGATCATCGCCGAGCTGATGAAGGGCGACATCCACGACCTCGGCGAGCGGATCATCCGACGGTTCCTGACCAGCTGGGACGAGCAGGGCGGCGGGGTGTTCGCCGCCCTCATCCGCAGCGTCGCCGCGCACGAACAGGTGGCGCACGCGCTGCGCGACTTCTTCACCAAGCACGTGTTCGGGCAGCTCGCGGGCACGGTCGCCCAGGACCAGCCCGCCCTGCGGGCCAACCTGGTCGCGTCCCAGCTCATCGGACTCGGGGTGACCCGCTATGTCGCCGAGTTCGACCCGCTGGCCACGGCCGACGTCGAAACGCTGGTCGCGGCGATCGGACCGAACGTCCAGCGCTACTTGACCGGGTCGCTGAGCAGCTGA
- the hisI gene encoding phosphoribosyl-AMP cyclohydrolase, translating to MGELDPEIAKLLKRNAEGLVCAVAQQRGTGEVLMVAWMNDEALHLTLTTRRATYFSRSRDELWVKGETSGHTQQVHDVRLDCDGDTILLVVDQEGAACHTGDRTCFDARQLLSDPVK from the coding sequence GTGGGTGAACTGGACCCGGAGATCGCCAAGCTCCTCAAACGCAACGCCGAGGGCCTTGTCTGCGCGGTCGCGCAGCAGCGCGGCACCGGCGAGGTGCTGATGGTCGCGTGGATGAACGACGAGGCCTTGCACCTGACCCTGACCACCCGCCGCGCCACGTACTTCTCCCGCAGCCGTGACGAGCTGTGGGTCAAAGGCGAGACCTCCGGGCACACCCAGCAGGTCCACGATGTGCGCCTCGACTGCGACGGCGACACGATCCTGCTGGTCGTGGACCAGGAGGGCGCCGCGTGCCACACCGGCGACCGGACCTGTTTCGACGCCCGTCAGCTGCTCAGCGACCCGGTCAAGTAG
- the hisF gene encoding imidazole glycerol phosphate synthase subunit HisF: MSVAVRVIPCLDVDAGRVVKGVNFTDLVDAGDPVELAAAYDAEGADELTFLDVTASSSDRETTFDVVRRTAEQVFIPLTVGGGVREVGDVDKLLRAGADKVGINTAAIARPEFLREASLRYGAQCIVLSVDARRVPEGSKPTPSGFEVTTHGGRRGTGLDAVEWAARGQELGVGEILLNSMDADGTKAGFDLDLIDLVRAVVDVPLIASGGAGALEHFPPAVAHGADAVLAASVFHFGQLRIGEVKDTLRAAGVVVR, encoded by the coding sequence ATGTCAGTAGCGGTGCGCGTGATCCCCTGCCTCGACGTCGACGCGGGCCGGGTGGTCAAAGGAGTCAACTTCACCGACCTGGTCGACGCGGGCGACCCGGTCGAACTGGCCGCCGCCTACGACGCCGAGGGGGCGGACGAGCTGACCTTCCTCGACGTCACCGCGTCCTCTTCGGACCGCGAGACCACCTTCGACGTCGTGCGCCGCACCGCCGAGCAGGTGTTCATCCCGCTGACCGTCGGCGGCGGCGTCCGTGAGGTCGGCGATGTCGACAAGCTGCTGCGCGCGGGCGCGGACAAGGTCGGCATCAACACCGCCGCCATCGCCCGCCCGGAGTTCCTCCGCGAGGCGTCCCTGCGCTACGGCGCCCAGTGCATCGTGCTGTCGGTGGACGCGCGCCGGGTCCCAGAAGGCTCGAAGCCCACCCCGTCCGGCTTCGAGGTCACCACCCACGGCGGCAGGCGCGGCACCGGCCTTGACGCCGTCGAGTGGGCCGCGCGCGGTCAGGAACTGGGCGTCGGCGAGATCCTGCTCAACTCGATGGACGCCGATGGCACCAAGGCGGGCTTCGACCTGGACCTGATCGACCTGGTCCGCGCCGTGGTCGACGTCCCGCTCATCGCCAGCGGGGGAGCGGGCGCGCTGGAGCACTTCCCGCCCGCCGTCGCCCACGGCGCCGACGCGGTGCTCGCGGCCAGCGTGTTCCACTTCGGACAGCTGCGCATTGGCGAGGTCAAGGACACTCTGCGCGCCGCCGGGGTCGTGGTGCGGTGA
- a CDS encoding TetR family transcriptional regulator codes for MAKTGRRPGQTQTRAHILAAARSQFGALGYGGATIRGIAAEAEVNPALIHHFFGTKEQVFVAALNLPVNPIVMVETVLDGPRAEAGARMVRLFLGLWSAPEPSTAFLALIRSVSTSEQAADMMRQFLEKAVLAKVADALGVPKLRMTALAAQLVGLAMVRYVVGVEPLASASDDEVVELVGPVIQHYLNG; via the coding sequence ATGGCCAAGACCGGCCGCAGACCGGGGCAGACCCAGACCCGCGCGCACATCCTGGCCGCGGCCCGCAGCCAGTTCGGCGCGCTGGGCTACGGCGGGGCGACGATCCGCGGGATCGCGGCGGAGGCGGAGGTCAATCCGGCGCTCATCCACCACTTCTTCGGGACGAAGGAGCAGGTGTTCGTCGCGGCGCTGAACCTGCCGGTCAACCCCATCGTGATGGTGGAGACCGTGCTGGACGGACCACGGGCCGAGGCGGGGGCGCGGATGGTCCGGCTGTTCCTTGGCCTGTGGTCTGCGCCGGAGCCGAGCACGGCGTTCCTGGCCCTCATTCGCTCGGTGTCGACCAGCGAGCAGGCGGCGGACATGATGCGCCAGTTCCTGGAGAAGGCGGTCCTGGCCAAGGTCGCCGACGCGCTCGGGGTGCCGAAACTGCGGATGACGGCGCTGGCGGCCCAACTGGTGGGGCTCGCGATGGTCCGCTATGTGGTCGGCGTCGAACCGTTGGCGTCGGCGTCGGATGACGAGGTGGTCGAGCTGGTCGGGCCGGTGATCCAGCACTACCTGAACGGGTGA
- a CDS encoding SRPBCC domain-containing protein, translating into MKIVWIVLAVLLVVPLALYTWSRISPKALTSTVEIDASPQRVWNVLTDFRSYPEWNPFIVKAEGTATVDSQLKNTLNSNGSTMEFEPTVLVADAGRELRWLGRFRLPGIVDGEHYFLIEEVSPGRTRLTQGETFTGFLVPVAGKSLDVESGFAAMNTALKARAENG; encoded by the coding sequence GTGAAGATCGTTTGGATCGTTCTCGCCGTCCTGCTCGTCGTCCCGCTCGCGCTGTACACGTGGTCGCGCATCTCGCCGAAAGCCCTCACGTCCACCGTCGAGATCGACGCCTCGCCGCAACGGGTGTGGAACGTGTTGACCGACTTCCGGTCCTATCCGGAATGGAACCCGTTCATCGTCAAAGCCGAGGGAACGGCCACAGTGGACTCACAATTGAAGAACACCTTGAACAGCAACGGTTCCACGATGGAGTTCGAGCCAACCGTCCTGGTCGCCGACGCGGGCCGCGAGTTACGCTGGCTCGGCCGATTCCGCCTGCCGGGCATCGTGGACGGGGAGCACTATTTTCTCATCGAGGAGGTGTCCCCCGGCCGCACCCGCCTCACCCAGGGCGAGACGTTCACCGGCTTCCTGGTCCCCGTGGCCGGAAAGTCCCTCGACGTCGAGTCGGGCTTCGCCGCCATGAACACCGCCCTGAAAGCCCGCGCCGAGAACGGCTGA
- a CDS encoding TetR/AcrR family transcriptional regulator has translation MTLPRRTTRSPRATQIVNAARGLLENNGIEAMTMRLLAEFLEMRAPSLYKHFRNKEAIEVALIETGLTDIGTALHEAVASPEPDGAIPTLLRTYRRHALAHPNLYRLSTQGALPREQLAAGLEEWAGTPFFLAAGEPHLAQALWSFAHGMVILELDDRFPPGNLDPTWHAGATAFTTAAAAHPPPIPTTPAQTPTT, from the coding sequence ATGACACTCCCACGCCGCACCACCCGCTCCCCCCGAGCGACCCAGATCGTCAACGCCGCCCGCGGCCTACTGGAGAACAACGGCATAGAGGCGATGACCATGCGCCTGCTGGCCGAGTTCCTGGAGATGCGAGCGCCGTCGCTCTACAAGCACTTCCGCAACAAGGAGGCCATCGAGGTCGCCCTGATCGAGACAGGCCTCACCGACATCGGCACCGCACTGCACGAGGCGGTGGCGTCCCCAGAACCGGACGGAGCAATCCCCACCCTCTTACGCACCTACCGCCGCCACGCCCTTGCGCACCCGAACCTGTACCGACTGTCGACCCAGGGCGCGTTACCCCGGGAGCAGTTGGCGGCAGGACTGGAGGAATGGGCAGGCACCCCCTTCTTCCTAGCCGCCGGGGAACCGCACCTGGCACAGGCACTGTGGTCGTTCGCGCACGGGATGGTGATCCTCGAACTCGACGACCGCTTCCCCCCAGGCAACCTCGACCCCACCTGGCACGCGGGCGCCACCGCCTTCACCACCGCAGCCGCCGCACACCCTCCACCCATCCCAACCACACCCGCCCAAACCCCAACCACCTAA
- a CDS encoding FAD-binding oxidoreductase, giving the protein MLRPRWGNPETPGSLPGIASAALTQLGVRPRDTVAPEDVVLPDSTLPADALAAIEAVVGADNVVADHHSRVQHTRGYSTPDLLKLRAGDASDAPDVVVYPGDHGDVAEVLRVCSEHLVAVVPFAGGTSVVGGLTAARAGFAGVVALDVRRLDQVTAVDEVSRTATLQAGLRGIQAEELLRAKGFTLGQFPQSYEGASIGGYAAARSAGQSSAGYGRFDEMVVGLVLATPTGTVELGTAPRSAAGPDLRQLVLGSEGTLGVITSVTVRIHRAPERRVFEGWRFESFDAGAAALRRLVQDGPLPTVLRLSDEAETAVNLADPSGKLGGSPGGCLVITGYEGATDEVAARQAAATKALTEVGGTALGATPGEAWREGRFRGPYLRDPLLDAGGLVETLETATFWSNVPALKAAVTTAITDALAGQGTPPVVLCHISHVYETGASLYFTVICAQADDPLEQWAQAKDAANAAIRSTGATITHHHGVGTDHRETYHAEIGPLAVAALRAVKLTWDPRGVLNPGVLV; this is encoded by the coding sequence ATGTTGCGTCCACGGTGGGGGAATCCCGAGACTCCGGGGTCCTTGCCCGGTATCGCCTCGGCGGCGCTGACGCAGTTGGGTGTGCGGCCCCGGGACACGGTGGCGCCCGAGGATGTGGTGTTGCCCGACTCGACCCTGCCAGCGGACGCCCTTGCGGCGATCGAGGCCGTGGTGGGCGCGGACAACGTGGTCGCCGACCATCACAGCCGGGTCCAGCACACCCGTGGCTACTCGACACCGGATCTGCTGAAGTTGCGGGCGGGAGATGCCTCCGACGCGCCGGATGTGGTGGTTTATCCGGGTGATCATGGTGACGTGGCCGAGGTGTTGCGCGTGTGCTCGGAGCACCTGGTCGCCGTGGTCCCGTTCGCGGGGGGAACCTCCGTGGTCGGCGGGCTGACGGCGGCGCGGGCCGGGTTCGCGGGGGTCGTCGCGCTCGATGTTCGGCGGCTCGACCAAGTGACGGCCGTCGACGAAGTCTCGCGTACCGCGACTCTGCAGGCGGGGCTGCGCGGGATCCAGGCCGAGGAGCTGTTGCGGGCCAAGGGATTCACGCTCGGCCAGTTCCCCCAGTCCTACGAGGGCGCGAGCATCGGCGGGTACGCCGCGGCGCGGTCGGCGGGGCAGTCTTCGGCCGGGTACGGGCGGTTCGACGAGATGGTGGTCGGGCTGGTCCTCGCCACGCCGACCGGCACGGTCGAACTGGGCACCGCGCCAAGGTCGGCGGCGGGGCCGGATCTGCGGCAGTTGGTGCTCGGGTCCGAGGGCACGCTCGGGGTGATCACCTCGGTGACCGTGCGGATTCACCGCGCGCCGGAGCGTCGGGTGTTCGAGGGGTGGCGGTTCGAGTCGTTCGACGCGGGCGCGGCGGCGCTGCGGCGGCTGGTGCAGGACGGGCCGCTGCCGACGGTGCTGCGGCTGTCCGACGAGGCCGAGACCGCGGTCAACCTGGCCGACCCGAGCGGCAAGCTCGGCGGCAGCCCCGGCGGGTGCCTGGTCATCACCGGTTACGAGGGCGCGACCGACGAGGTGGCGGCTCGCCAGGCGGCGGCGACCAAGGCGCTGACCGAGGTGGGCGGCACCGCGCTGGGCGCCACCCCTGGTGAGGCGTGGCGCGAAGGCCGGTTCCGCGGCCCCTACCTGCGCGACCCGCTGCTGGACGCGGGTGGGCTGGTCGAAACCCTGGAGACCGCGACGTTCTGGTCGAACGTGCCCGCGCTCAAGGCCGCGGTGACGACCGCGATCACCGACGCGCTGGCGGGCCAGGGGACTCCCCCGGTCGTCCTCTGCCACATCAGCCATGTCTACGAGACTGGCGCGTCGCTGTACTTCACCGTCATCTGCGCGCAGGCCGACGACCCGCTGGAGCAGTGGGCACAGGCGAAGGACGCCGCCAACGCGGCGATTCGGTCGACCGGGGCGACGATCACGCACCACCACGGTGTCGGCACCGACCACCGCGAGACCTATCACGCCGAGATCGGGCCGCTGGCCGTCGCGGCGCTGCGGGCGGTCAAGCTGACCTGGGACCCGCGGGGTGTGCTCAACCCCGGGGTGCTGGTCTGA